From Abyssibius alkaniclasticus:
GTGCCACGCCTTCGCTGTCTTCAAGGCTCAGCGCGGATTTTTCATATGTTCCGGCAAGCGCGCGCGGGCCAAGCAGGGCGGTTGGAAAACGCACGCCTTCTTCATCGGCAAATGCGAGGACTTCAACTGAACAGCCGGGTTTTGCGCCTTCGCGTTTCAGTTTCTCAAGCGCCAGACAGGCCAGGACGACCCCCATGATGCCATCATAGCGCCCGCCATTTGGAACGGAATCCTGATGCGAGCCTATCAGCAAGGTCTTGCTGCCTTCGGGCCCGTCATGGCGGCCGATCAGGGTTGATGCCGCGTCCATGCGCGGGTGCAGCCCTGCTGCGGTCATCCAGTCACGTATGTGGTTCAGGGCTGCCTTATGCTCTGGCGTGAACGGCAGGCGCGTTACGCCGCCGCCGGTTTGCGAGCATTTGGCGATTTCAGACAGGCGGGTTTGGGCAATAACGCCGAAGTTCATATGCATTCCAAATTTATTATGATAAATTATTAGCTACACAAGAGTTCAACCCTCGTCTAGAAAAATGTGATGAAGCAAAATTTGGCCCGACTGGACAATCCGAAAGTTACCGACGCGCCGCGCGCGCAAAAAAGGTCGCGTCCGGTTCAGGTGGCTGACCAGATCAAGCGCTGGGTTGTCGAGCGCGACTTGCGCAAGGGCGACAAGCTGCCCAATGAAGCCGAGATGATTGCGCAATTCGGTGTTTCGAAGGGCACGGTTCGCGAGGCGATGCGGATTCTTGAAGCGCAGGGGTTGATCGTTACAAAAACCGGCCCGGGCGGTGGCAGTTCGGTGGGCGAGGTGAGCAAGGACCGAGCAATGTCTCTGCTTGGAAACTACTTCTACTTCAAGGATTTGTCGCTGTCCGATATCTATGAGATGCGCAAGCTGCTGGAGCCGGCGATGGTGGCCAGACTTGCCGGCAATCTGGACGCGAAAACCTTGGCCGAATTGCGCGACATGGCGCATCGGCATCCGGAACCCGCGCGCACGCCGGAAGAAGAAAAGCAGCAGCATATCTCATCGCTGATCTTTCATGCACGTCTGGCCGATGCCGCCGAGAATGAACTGATGGGCTTTGTGATTTCCTTCATGGCGCGAATCCTGTCCGACCTGACAATTTATCGCCGACTCTATGCTGAACCGAACAGAGAGCTTTGGGAGCGGGGGCGTCAGCACCAGATAGAGTTGGTCGATGCGCTGGAGCAGGGCGACTGCGCGCGCGCCCGGGCAACCATGTTGTCACATATGGAAGGTGCCGAACGGATGATGAATGCGCAGGAAATGCGGATCACGCGGGAATTCATGGCCGAATAGCCGCTTCCGGCACGGCGTTTTGTTCATGGCGCGCGCTCACGATCCGTTTGAACGGGGGTTTCGTGCAGCCAGTTTGCATAGGGCGGCTCGCCGACCTTTCTTGCAAGCGCCGCAAGATCCTTTAGCGGCGTGGCGCTGTCATCGATGCGCAGGTCTATGGGCGGCGCATCCGGGCTGAGAACGAGCAGGGCTGCAGATTGCAGCCCGCGCACGTCAGACCCGGCTGCTTGTGCTGCCTGAAGCGCCGAGACGAGGCGGGCAGGCGGGCTTGCCGCGCTCGTTTCATATCCGGCAATCAATGCCTCCAGCACATTGCGCGATTTGATCATATTTCCGGCCACGATCAGGTTGGGGGTGGCGATATGGTCGGCATAAGGCACGCTGGCCGCACCTGTATACCCCGCTGTTCCGCCCGACATGTCGAGAACGGCAAGTTGGCGATGCGCGCGGCCATTGTCAGGCCGTGTCAGGGCCGAAACCACATCTGCGGCCCGCTTGCCGGCGTATAATTGGCGCATGGCATCGTCACGCCAGAATGTGCTGGGCGCCGTTCCTTGCGAGGCGCAGAGGCCCGATTCGATGTCTCCGCGCAGAACCCAGCCTCCGACACACAGGCTGCCCGTGGCGGCCGCCCCGGCGTAAACGCCTGTTTTTTGGTCAAATGTCAGAATGGAAAACGTCATGGCACGACCCCTAGCACAATTATCTTGTATTTATCATGAGAATTTGGCTAAATGCAATTAATCATGATAAATACAGTCAACAGAGAGGATATCCCATGACCTTGCTAACCCTTCCCCGTCGCGCGTTGCTGGCAGCAACGGCCGCCACCGCATTGGCGCTGACGGTGGGCAGTGCTGCGGCGCAAACGCCGGAAAACGTGCTTATTGTCGGCCAGATCGCCGAACCTCAGGCGCTTGACCCTGCGGCGGTCACGGCGGTCAACGATTTTCGCATTCTGATGAACATGTATGACGGTCTGGTCCGCTACAAGGACGGCACGCTGGAGGTTGAACCCTCGCTGGCAACAGACTGGACCATTTCCGAAGATGGCACCGTTTACACCTTTACACTGCGCGACGGCGTAACCTTCCATGATGGCAGCGCGTTTGATGCCGAAGCGGTGAAGTTCAACTTCGACCGGATGCTGGACGAGTCGCACCCCTATAGCGACACCGGCCCGTTCCCGCTGGCATTTTTCTTTTCGTCGGTGCAAAGCGTTGATGTGATTGACCCGCTCACCGTGTCTTTCACGCTGAACGCGCCTTATGCGCCGTTCCTGTCGAACCTTGCATATCCAACGGGGCTGATCGTTTCGCCGGCTGCGGTTATGGAATATGGCGCGGATTTCGGGCGTAACCCTTCGGGCACCGGTGCCTTCAAATTTGTCGAATGGCGCAGCAATGAGGCTGTTGTCGTCGAAGCGAACCCGGATTACTGGGACGGCGCGCCCGCGCTTGAAACGGTCGTCTTTCGCCCGATCACCGATGCCAATACCCGCACGGCGGAAATGCTGGCCGGCGGAATTGACCTGATGGTCGAGGTGCCGCCCGTGGCGCTGAGCGAATTTCAGGGCGACGCCTATTCGGTTTATGAACAGGCGGGCCCGCATGTCTGGTTCCTGATCCTGAACGCCAAGGAGGGGCCGTTTGCCGATGTTCGCGTGCGCCAGGCAGCCAATTATGCGATCAACAAGGAAGCGATTGTAAATGATGTTCTGGAGGGCACGGCCGAAGTGGCCGCCGGCCCAACCCCACCCGCATTTGCATGGGCTTACAACCCCGATCTGGAACCCTATCCCTATGATCCTGACCGCGCCCGCGAACTGCTGGCCGAGGCAGGCGCTGAAGGCGCGGAGCTGACATTCTATGTGACCGAGGGCGGGTCGGGAATGCTTGACCCTGTCGCGATGGGCACAGCGATTCAGGCCGATCTTGAGGCGGTGGGCCTGAATGTGACGATTGAGACCTACGAGTGGAACACGTTTCTTGGCAATGTAAACCCTGGCCTTGAGGGTAAGGCTGACATGGCGGAAATGGCGTGGATGACCAATGATCCCGATACATTGCCCTTCCTGGCCCTGCGCACCGAAGCATGGCCCGAAAATGGTGGCTTCAACTCTGGCTACTATTCCAACCCGGAGGTGGATGCGCTGCTCGATGCTGCCCGCGTCGAGACCGACCAGGAAGAGCGCGCGCGCCTTTACCGCGAGATGCAGGTCATCGTGCAGCAAGACGCGCCCTGGGTATTTGTTGCAAACTGGAAGCAGAATGCGGTGACATCCGATCGTGTTGAAGGGTTTGCATTGCAGCCTTCGTTCTTCCTGCTCTTGCAAGATGTCACCAAGAACTGATGAAATCGGCGCGGCCCCGCGCGACAGGGGCCGCGCAGTCTGAACAGGGCGGGTAAATGGCCGGATACATCCTCAAACGCCTGCTTTCGGCCATTCCGGTATTGCTCGGGATCAGCGTGATCGTGTTTCTGATCATGGCGATGATCCCCGGCGATCCGGCAACGGCGATCCTTGGGTCTTATGCCACGCCTGAAAACGTGGAAAAGCTGAACCGTGACCTTGGTCTGGACCAAGGGCTGGTGCCGCGGTATTTCATCTGGCTCGGCAATATGCTGCAGGGCGATTTCGGGCGCAGTTTTGCGCTGAACCGGCCGGTTATAGACGAGGTGCTTGATCGGTTTGGCGCAACGCTCATCCTTGCGGGAACCGCCTTCCTGCTGTGTTCGATACTGGGCATTGCTGCCGGCGTTGTTTCGGCCGCGCGGCAATACGGCTTTGCCGACAAGGCGATCACCTTCGTGGTTCTTCTGGGCATTTCGATCCCGTCTTTCTTTCTTGGCATGATGATGATCCTGATCTTTGCGGTGAAACTGCGCTGGTTTCCCGTTTCGGGCATGTGGCCAATTTACGGAGACCGGAATTTTCTGGTTTTGTTAGACCACCTGGCAATGCCTGCCTTTGCGCTTGCCGTGGTCGCAACGGGCGTGATTGCGCGACTGGCACGTTCGGCGATGCTGGAAGTTTTGCGACAGGACTTTATCCGCACGGCGCGCGCCAAGGGCGTTCACGAGCGCCGCGTGATCTGGCGCCATGCCTTGCGGGCGGCGATGGTGTCGATCATTCCGATTCTGGGCATTCAGGCGGGGTTTGTTCTGTCGGGCGCGGTCTATATCGAAATGGTTTTCCAATGGCCCGGCGTCGGGCGGATGCTGGTCGATGCAATCTTGAAGCGCGACATTCTGCTGGTGCAGGGCGGGGTTGTGTTCATCGCGGCCTGCTATGTGATGTTCAACATCATGGTGGATGTGGCCCAGGCGCTGCTTGATCCGAGGATCAAGACATGATGGCGTTTCTCAAACTGCTCGCGCGCAACCGTCTGGCATTGGCGGGGCTCATCGTTATCGGGCTGGTCGTCATTCTTGCGCTCATCACGCCGCTGCTGCCTTTGGCCGACCCCGATGTTACGGATACGCCGAACCGGTTCAAACCACCGTTCAGCGAAGGGGCCATTCTGGGCACAGATCATCTGGGCCGCGACCTTCTGAGCCGCCTGCTATGGGGAACACGCTTGAGCCTGGCAATGGGGTTGGCCGCCGCAATCATCGCCGCCACACTCGGCTCTGCCATCGGGATTATTGCGGGCTATTACGGTGGCCGGGCCGACAACATCATCATGCGCGGCGTCGATATGCTGATGGCCTTTCCCTATATCCTTTTGGCATTGGCCATTGTTGCCGCGCTTGGGCCCGGTCTTATGAACGCGCTGATCGCGGTGGCTGCGGTCAACGTGCCGTTCTTTGCGCGCAATATTCGCGGGGTAACGGTGGGGATCGCGCATAAGGAATTTGTCGATGCGGCCCGGCTGGCCGGAATGCGCGACCGCGAAATCATCCTTGGCGAAGTTCTGCCCAACGTGCTGCCGGTCATCGTCATTGCAATGTCGACCACCGTTGGCTGGATGATCCTTGAAACGGCTGGCCTGTCGTTCCTTGGCCTCGGCTCGCAGCCACCGCAGGCGGATCTGGGCTCGATGCTGGGCGAAGCGCGCTCGGCGCTGATCACCAACCCGCATACATCCATCGTGCCCGGCGCGATGATTCTGATAATCGTGATGGGGATCAACCTGCTTGGCGATGGTGTGCGCGACGCGCTTGACCCGCGGCTGAAATCCGGCGCACTCAGCCGCCCGATGCCCGCAACCTCGGTTGACAGGCAAGGGGCCGCGCCCGCCGCCCAAACCGACAGCCTGCTCGATATTGCTGGGCTGCGGACCGAGTTCCGCGTGCGTGACCGGCTTTACAAGGCCGTGGGCGGCGTTGATCTGCATGTCGAGAAGGGCGAATGCCTGGGGATCATCGGGGAAAGCGGCTCGGGCAAATCCGTGACAGCACTCAGCATCATGGGGCTTGTTGCCTCGCCTCCGGGGGTTATTACGGGCGGTGCCGTTCACTTTGACGGCAAGGACATCATCGGCGCCCCCTATGCGGAGCTGCGTTCGCTGCGGGGGCGGCGCGTGGCCTATATTTTCCAGGACCCGCTGGCGACGCTCCATCCGCTTTACAAGGTGGGCGATCAACTGGTCGAAGCCATCCAGTCCCATGAGGCTGTTTCAAGGGCCGATGCCCGTGGCCGCGCGATTGACCTGCTCAAATCCGTGCGCATTCCCAATGCGCAAAGCCGGATCGACAGCTACCCCTATGAGATGTCCGGCGGGATGCGCCAGCGGGTTGGCATTGCGATGGCGCTGGCCAATGACCCCGATGTCATCATCGCCGATGAACCCACAACGGCACTTGATGTAACCGTGCAAGCGCAGATTCTTGCGGTTTTGAGCGATCTGAGGCGCGCGCGGGGGCTGGCGATCATTTTCATCACCCATGACTTTGGTGTCGTCGGGCAGTTGTGCGACCGCGTTGCCGTGATGTATGCGGGCCGGATTGTTGAACAAGGGCCAACCGAGGATGTTTTGCGCAGGCCGCAGCACCCCTATACGAGCCGCCTGATCGAATGCGTTCCGACATTGGGCGGCGGGCAGCGCAAACTGGCGGCGATTCCCGGTCTGCCCCCTGTCGTTGACAATCTGCCGGCCGGATGCGCCTTCGCCGCACGATGCGACAAGGCGCAAGCCGATTGCCGTGTCGGTGAGGTTGGTCTTGTCGCCACCGGGCCAGCGCGAAAAACCCGTTGCCTGTATCCCGAACTGTCATCGGAGCGCGGCGTATGAGCGACGCACTCAAACTCACCGGATTGTCCAAATCATTTCCCGTGGGCAAACGGCTTTTCGGGCCGCCCAGGGCAATGGTCCACGCGGTCGAACCGTTGGATCTGAGCGTGAAAACCGGCGAAACCCTGGGGATTGTGGGGGAATCCGGCTGTGGCAAATCCACACTCGCCAAAATGCTTGTCGGGCTTTTACCGGCAACCACCGGCCAGATCGAGATTGAAGGCGCGGTGCTTGACAACGCAAACCCGGCGATTTTTGGCAAACGCATTCAATATGTGTTTCAGGACCCGATCAGCAGCCTCAATCCGCGCAAGACGATCCGGCAGATCATGGATGTGCCCCTGCGCAAACTGCACAGGCTGTCCAAACCCGCGCGCGCCGCGCGTATCGCAGAGATATTTGCAGCCGTGAATTTGCGCGAAGACTTCCTGGACCGCTACCCGCACGAATTTTCCGGCGGGCAGGCACAGCGCATCGGCATTGCGCGCGCCCTGGCCGCACAGGCGCGCATTCTTATCCTGGATGAACCGGTTTCGGCGCTCGATGTCTCTGTGCAGGCACAGGTTCTGAACCTGCTGGGCGATCTCAAAAAAGAGTTTGGCCTGACATATCTGTTCATCAGCCACGATCTGGCGGTGGTCGAAGCTGTGAGTGACCGTGTCGCCGTGCTGTATTTCGGGGCGATCGTGGAAATCGGCGCGGCGCGTGAGATATTTGCAAACCCGCGCCATCCCTATACCGCACTGCTTGCGCAAAGCGCGCCAGAGGTTGGCAGACCGATTGCAGCCCCCGAGAATGCCGCAACCGAATTGCCAGACCCGCTTTCACCGCCACCGGGATGCGCGTTTCAGGAACGCTGTGCATTTGCAACCGACCGTTGCCGAAGCGAGAAACCCGTTCTGACACATGATAAAAGCAAAAGAGCCTATGCCTGCTTCAACCCGCTGCCATCACGGGGCGGAACTGGCTGACACAACAGCCGACGCAATCCGACAGGGTGAGCGAACGCAAGTGACATGGCGCGCATTGCGATTGATTGCGCGGGTCGTCGCGGTCGGGCAAAGCGGGGTTTGCAGCTTCCGATCAGCCTTTGGGCGGCCGTTTCGGCGCGGCACTGCGTGATAAACCGCACGGGGGCGCATGGCGCATAACCACCTTCCGGCAGGCCGTTCGGGTTCGGATCCTGTTGGGGGACCATCCGCGTTGCAGACGATGCAACTGGCCTGCTTGCTTGGTCGGCTTTTCATGCGCTTTCGAGCTAAATGACAAAGTGTGATTTCCAGACGTGAGCGACGAGCAGAAACTGAAGCCGGACTTGCGCACCCTTGTTCCAGGTTTTGCGCCGGCATTCATTTTGGCAACGCGGTGGGTCGGAGCGCCTGGCCCTGGCCTTCGTCGCGACAATCCGGCGCAGGCGGGAAACTTTGCTTGAAGCTCTGGTTGCTCGAGGTTTTACAGAGGGGCGTGGAAGCGGTGTGCAGTTTGCAAGAAAGGGGCCAGACCGGCATGGGCATGAATGGTTTTCTGATGGCGCAGCAAGTGGATTTGCGCGGGGCGCGACCGCCGGTTCAAACAATTGCACCTGTGTTGGTGCAATGAGCTTTGACAATCCGCAACCGCGCGCGCTTTGGGCGGCCATTTACAGGGTGGGGGTGTCAGGTTGGATGTGATGCGTTTTGATCCATTCGGGCCGCTCGTCTCGCCGCTTGCGCTTGTTGTGCTTGGCGGGCTTGCATGGCTTTATTTGCGCGGTGCAAACCGCCCCCGGCTGACGGGCGAGCGTGTTGGCCCCGTAAGGCATGGGTTTTTTGCCCTGGCGGTGGTTCTGCTGGCTCTCGCCTTTGACGGGCCTCTGGCCAGTGCCGGGCAAAGGCTTTTCTTTGCGCATCAGTTGCAACATCTGGCCATCCGGCTGCTTGGGCCGTTTCTGATTGCGCTTGCGCATCCCTGGCCGGTATTGCGCGCCGGATTGCCGCGCGGATTGCGCCACTGGCTTGGCCGTGTTTCGGGGTATCGTCCGGTTCGCGGTGCCGCGCGGATTCTGCGGCGGCTGGATGTCAGCTTCGTGCTTTTGATCGCATCGCTTTATGTCTGGCAGGTTCCGGCGCTGCATAATGCCGCTGTCACAATGCCGCCATTGGCGCTTTTTGCCCATATCTGCATGGTGCTTGCCGGTCTCAATTTCTTTGTGGCCACGCTTGATAGGCGCGACGGGCCAGAACATGCCAATCACCGGGCGCGCATTCTGGCGCTGGTCGGGGTCATTCTGTCCAATATCCTGCTTGGCTCGCTTACCACGATGAAGGAAAGCCTGCTCTATACCGCCTATGATATCGCCGGTCGGCTGTGGGGTTTTTCGCCGATGATTGATGAATCCACCGGCGGCTACACAATCTGGGTGCCCTCGTCCTTTGTAATTATCGTTGCGATCATGGTGGTGTTCAACGGCTGGAACCGCGCAGAGGTGCGGCGCTGGAACATGCGCCACAGTTGGAGCGGCTCAAATGCCGTGGCGCTCGACTTTCCGGAAACCGCACAGGAGTTGCGGATGAAAGTGGCCGTGCCCAACCGCCGCCTTGGCCGGACGCTGGCGCTTGTTTCGGCCACGATGTTCGTCACCGTGCTGATCACGGGCACAACAATCATTTACGTCTATTGACAGCAGGAGACCGCGATGCAACCCAACACCGTGTTTTGCGCCCTGTCGCGCCAGCGCAACCGCCTGGCCAAAGGTTTCGGCCTTGTCGCGGGGCTTGCCGCCCCGACTGCGGCGCGCGCGCATGGCGGCGAGGGCCTTCTGGCGGCAGATGCCTTTCGCGCCTGGAGCGTGACGCCGGAAATCAGCGGTGCGCTCCTGCTGATCCTGGTGATTTATATTCGCGGTGCGCTGCGGCGGCGTTCGGTCGCCGCCCCCGCCTCTGCCAGCCGGCATGTGCTTTTTGCGGGCGGTATTCTGGCGCTTTTCCTGTCGCTGCAATCCCCGATCGACCCGATGGGAGAACGCCTGTTTCTGGCGCATCAGATTCAGCATTTGTTGCTGCGCATGGTCGGGCCGATGCTGGTTGTGCTGGCCCGCCCGCAAGGGCTGCTGATTGCCGGAACGCCCGAGGTGCTGCGCCGCTGGCTACTTGCCCCGATGCTGGCCAATGGCGCGGTTTCGGGCCTTTACAACTGGATGACCGGCCCGCTGACCGCTTTTGTGCTGTTCTTGCTGTCGCTTTATGTCTGGCAGATTCCGCCGATCCACAATGCCGCCTTGCTAGACCCGCTCATCCATTGGGCCATGCATCTGACCATGCTGGCGGGCGGGCTGCTGTTTTTTGCGATGATCTTCGGGCGGCGCGATCTGCCGACGACCCCGCCGCATTCTTTGCGCATTGCGTTGCTGTTCGCGGGAATCGTGTCAAATATCCTTTTGGGCGCGATTACGGTGTTCAAGACCACGGTGCTTTATACCGCATATGACATTGAAGGGCGGCTCTTTGGCATTGCGCCGCTCAGCGATGAAACCGCCGGTGGGTTCATCTTGTGGGTGCCGGGCAGTATGATGCTGATCATCGCGATCATGATCGTTGTTTTTGACTGGAACCGCACAGAAGGCAAGCGTCTGGACCGTGGCCATGACATGGCCGGGTCGGGCAAAGCAGGCAGCCCGGCACAGGCGGCAGCGGCGCGCAAGCGGCTGGCATTGCTGTTGGGGCTGGGCGTTCTGGCAATGTTCAGCCTGATTATTGGAACCGCCGTCTTTATCCTGTCCATTGGTTGACCACATGGCTGGCCTGCACTGGTTTTCAGCCGCCAGATCGCGCGGGGTGGCTTTGCGCCCAAAAGCTTTGTAGTCTTTGGCCAAAGCCGATGCGGCATGAAAGGACAAGCGCGATGAGACCCAAAGCCCGTGAAATTGGTGTGGCGGCCCTGGCTGTGCTTTTTGCGCTGGCCGCATCTGCCCAGACCCCGCCACCAACCGGCGATGTGCGAATTGAAAATGCCTGGACCCACGCCAATTCCGAGATTGGCGGTGCGGCGGGTGTCTATTTCAGCCTGACGAATGTCGGTGCAAAGACAATAGAGCTGATCGGTGCGCGTGCCGATTTTGCCTCGATTGAAACGCTGCACAAGACCGATATCGACACCAAGGGCGTGCCGCGCATGAGTGCGGTGCCGGAATTGAAAGTGGCGCCGGGCGCTACGGTGCAGCTTCAGCCCGATGGCCTGCATGTCATGTTGATTGACCTTGAACTCCCACTGGTCGAGGGTGAGACACTTTCGCTGCGACTGAAATTTGAAGAGGGCGAAGATGTGCTTGTGGCTGTGTCCATACGTGCCACCGACACAGCGGGGCTGGTCACGGAATAGGCCAGTGATGACGCGCTAAAGCGCAAGTTCAGCAGTGCGCCCGCTTGTTTCAAGCTCCCAGCTGGCCCGCCAGCGTGTGGCACGCCTTTCAAGCAAAAGGTAGTTGCGTTCGGCCACATAGCGCCCGGTCTGGCCTGGCAGGCGCCTGATGCGGATGGGATGTTGCGCCAATGGCGCGGCGCCAAGTCGCGCCAGGCTGCCAAGAAGTCTGGCCCAGGCCCTCGGGGGTGCGCGGTGGGCGATGCCCGAGGCGACAAGCTGATCTATCCGCAGCCCGGCGCCAAGGTCCATTACAGCGCGTGTGGCCAGATGGATCTCGCCAGACAGCACGGTGATATTGTCGCCCTGCGCATGTGCCATGTCGCGCAAAAGCCGCAGCATCCGCCGCCATTGCGCACGATGCGCGCGGCTTTGCCACTGGTCGCGCAGATCATCCTCATATTTCTGCATTGCCGGCACCAGAACCA
This genomic window contains:
- a CDS encoding copper chaperone PCu(A)C → MRPKAREIGVAALAVLFALAASAQTPPPTGDVRIENAWTHANSEIGGAAGVYFSLTNVGAKTIELIGARADFASIETLHKTDIDTKGVPRMSAVPELKVAPGATVQLQPDGLHVMLIDLELPLVEGETLSLRLKFEEGEDVLVAVSIRATDTAGLVTE
- a CDS encoding cytochrome c oxidase assembly protein, with product MQPNTVFCALSRQRNRLAKGFGLVAGLAAPTAARAHGGEGLLAADAFRAWSVTPEISGALLLILVIYIRGALRRRSVAAPASASRHVLFAGGILALFLSLQSPIDPMGERLFLAHQIQHLLLRMVGPMLVVLARPQGLLIAGTPEVLRRWLLAPMLANGAVSGLYNWMTGPLTAFVLFLLSLYVWQIPPIHNAALLDPLIHWAMHLTMLAGGLLFFAMIFGRRDLPTTPPHSLRIALLFAGIVSNILLGAITVFKTTVLYTAYDIEGRLFGIAPLSDETAGGFILWVPGSMMLIIAIMIVVFDWNRTEGKRLDRGHDMAGSGKAGSPAQAAAARKRLALLLGLGVLAMFSLIIGTAVFILSIG
- a CDS encoding DUF1028 domain-containing protein yields the protein MTFSILTFDQKTGVYAGAAATGSLCVGGWVLRGDIESGLCASQGTAPSTFWRDDAMRQLYAGKRAADVVSALTRPDNGRAHRQLAVLDMSGGTAGYTGAASVPYADHIATPNLIVAGNMIKSRNVLEALIAGYETSAASPPARLVSALQAAQAAGSDVRGLQSAALLVLSPDAPPIDLRIDDSATPLKDLAALARKVGEPPYANWLHETPVQTDRERAP
- a CDS encoding dipeptide/oligopeptide/nickel ABC transporter permease/ATP-binding protein, with amino-acid sequence MAFLKLLARNRLALAGLIVIGLVVILALITPLLPLADPDVTDTPNRFKPPFSEGAILGTDHLGRDLLSRLLWGTRLSLAMGLAAAIIAATLGSAIGIIAGYYGGRADNIIMRGVDMLMAFPYILLALAIVAALGPGLMNALIAVAAVNVPFFARNIRGVTVGIAHKEFVDAARLAGMRDREIILGEVLPNVLPVIVIAMSTTVGWMILETAGLSFLGLGSQPPQADLGSMLGEARSALITNPHTSIVPGAMILIIVMGINLLGDGVRDALDPRLKSGALSRPMPATSVDRQGAAPAAQTDSLLDIAGLRTEFRVRDRLYKAVGGVDLHVEKGECLGIIGESGSGKSVTALSIMGLVASPPGVITGGAVHFDGKDIIGAPYAELRSLRGRRVAYIFQDPLATLHPLYKVGDQLVEAIQSHEAVSRADARGRAIDLLKSVRIPNAQSRIDSYPYEMSGGMRQRVGIAMALANDPDVIIADEPTTALDVTVQAQILAVLSDLRRARGLAIIFITHDFGVVGQLCDRVAVMYAGRIVEQGPTEDVLRRPQHPYTSRLIECVPTLGGGQRKLAAIPGLPPVVDNLPAGCAFAARCDKAQADCRVGEVGLVATGPARKTRCLYPELSSERGV
- a CDS encoding cytochrome c oxidase assembly protein translates to MRFDPFGPLVSPLALVVLGGLAWLYLRGANRPRLTGERVGPVRHGFFALAVVLLALAFDGPLASAGQRLFFAHQLQHLAIRLLGPFLIALAHPWPVLRAGLPRGLRHWLGRVSGYRPVRGAARILRRLDVSFVLLIASLYVWQVPALHNAAVTMPPLALFAHICMVLAGLNFFVATLDRRDGPEHANHRARILALVGVILSNILLGSLTTMKESLLYTAYDIAGRLWGFSPMIDESTGGYTIWVPSSFVIIVAIMVVFNGWNRAEVRRWNMRHSWSGSNAVALDFPETAQELRMKVAVPNRRLGRTLALVSATMFVTVLITGTTIIYVY
- a CDS encoding ABC transporter ATP-binding protein, translated to MSDALKLTGLSKSFPVGKRLFGPPRAMVHAVEPLDLSVKTGETLGIVGESGCGKSTLAKMLVGLLPATTGQIEIEGAVLDNANPAIFGKRIQYVFQDPISSLNPRKTIRQIMDVPLRKLHRLSKPARAARIAEIFAAVNLREDFLDRYPHEFSGGQAQRIGIARALAAQARILILDEPVSALDVSVQAQVLNLLGDLKKEFGLTYLFISHDLAVVEAVSDRVAVLYFGAIVEIGAAREIFANPRHPYTALLAQSAPEVGRPIAAPENAATELPDPLSPPPGCAFQERCAFATDRCRSEKPVLTHDKSKRAYACFNPLPSRGGTG
- a CDS encoding ABC transporter permease, yielding MAGYILKRLLSAIPVLLGISVIVFLIMAMIPGDPATAILGSYATPENVEKLNRDLGLDQGLVPRYFIWLGNMLQGDFGRSFALNRPVIDEVLDRFGATLILAGTAFLLCSILGIAAGVVSAARQYGFADKAITFVVLLGISIPSFFLGMMMILIFAVKLRWFPVSGMWPIYGDRNFLVLLDHLAMPAFALAVVATGVIARLARSAMLEVLRQDFIRTARAKGVHERRVIWRHALRAAMVSIIPILGIQAGFVLSGAVYIEMVFQWPGVGRMLVDAILKRDILLVQGGVVFIAACYVMFNIMVDVAQALLDPRIKT
- a CDS encoding FadR/GntR family transcriptional regulator, which encodes MKQNLARLDNPKVTDAPRAQKRSRPVQVADQIKRWVVERDLRKGDKLPNEAEMIAQFGVSKGTVREAMRILEAQGLIVTKTGPGGGSSVGEVSKDRAMSLLGNYFYFKDLSLSDIYEMRKLLEPAMVARLAGNLDAKTLAELRDMAHRHPEPARTPEEEKQQHISSLIFHARLADAAENELMGFVISFMARILSDLTIYRRLYAEPNRELWERGRQHQIELVDALEQGDCARARATMLSHMEGAERMMNAQEMRITREFMAE
- a CDS encoding ABC transporter substrate-binding protein, encoding MTLLTLPRRALLAATAATALALTVGSAAAQTPENVLIVGQIAEPQALDPAAVTAVNDFRILMNMYDGLVRYKDGTLEVEPSLATDWTISEDGTVYTFTLRDGVTFHDGSAFDAEAVKFNFDRMLDESHPYSDTGPFPLAFFFSSVQSVDVIDPLTVSFTLNAPYAPFLSNLAYPTGLIVSPAAVMEYGADFGRNPSGTGAFKFVEWRSNEAVVVEANPDYWDGAPALETVVFRPITDANTRTAEMLAGGIDLMVEVPPVALSEFQGDAYSVYEQAGPHVWFLILNAKEGPFADVRVRQAANYAINKEAIVNDVLEGTAEVAAGPTPPAFAWAYNPDLEPYPYDPDRARELLAEAGAEGAELTFYVTEGGSGMLDPVAMGTAIQADLEAVGLNVTIETYEWNTFLGNVNPGLEGKADMAEMAWMTNDPDTLPFLALRTEAWPENGGFNSGYYSNPEVDALLDAARVETDQEERARLYREMQVIVQQDAPWVFVANWKQNAVTSDRVEGFALQPSFFLLLQDVTKN